From a single Ciconia boyciana chromosome 11, ASM3463844v1, whole genome shotgun sequence genomic region:
- the RRP9 gene encoding U3 small nucleolar RNA-interacting protein 2 isoform X2: MAAAAAAGGRRAKAPRGAAGRRRPRAAVPGAEGRPRAAAGRPVDEEVSSDSEPESPSLGRRRRREAAEEEVEETPQEKKLRLAKLYLEQLRQHEEERAAAEEEESQPADLIGDRLKEDVLEQKGRLQRLVAKDVQPPDPASIRVLRGHQLPVTCLVISPDDRFIFSASKDGSLIKWEVESGKRLCVVPGGKKGTEEQHMGHASHVLCMAISSDGKYLATGDRNKLIMIWDADTCKRLHIFTGHRDAVSGLSFRKGTHQLYSASHDRCVKVWNVAENAYVETLFGHQDVIMGLDSLSRECCVTAGGRDGTVRLWKIPEESQLVFYGHQGSIDCIQLINEEHMVSGADDGSVALWGLTKKKPLALARQAHGMQDAQGLQQPYWISAVAALRNSDLLATGSHSASVKLWKCGEGFRKLEPLWDIPVVGFVNSLKFSAAGDFLVAGLGQEHRLGRWWRVKEAKNSICIIPLKRRATAPSPEAPDCS; the protein is encoded by the exons atggcggcggcggcggcggcgggcggccggaGGGCCAAGGCTccgcgcggggcggcgggacggcggcggccgcgggcggcg GTCCCGGGCGCCGAGGGGAggccgcgggcggcggccggcCGGCCCGTCGACGAGGAGGTGTCCAGCGACTCCGAGCCGGAGAG CCCGTCAttggggcggcggcggcggcgggaggcggcggaggaggaggtggaggagacGCCGCAGGAGAAGAAGCTGCGCCTGGCCAAGCTGTACCTGGAGCAGCTCCGCCAGCACG AGGAGGAGCGGGCGgcggcagaggaggaggagagccagCCGGCGGATCTCATCGGCGACCGGCTGAAGGAGGACGTG CTCGAGCAGAAGGGCCGGCTGCAGCGCCTGGTCGCCAAAGAT GTGCAGCCCCCCGATCCAGCCAGCATCCGCGTGCTGCGGGGGCACCAGCTGCCCGTCACCTGCCTGGTCATCTCTCCGGATGACAGGTTCATCTTTTCCGCTTCCAAGGACGGCTCCCTCATCAAAT GGGAGGTGGAGAGCGGGAAGAGGCTGTGCGTGGTGCCCGGGGGGAAGAAGGGCACTGAGGAGCAGCACATGGGGCACGCGTCCCACGTCCTCTGCATGGCCATCTCGTCGGATGGCAAGTACCTG GCTACGGGAGACAGGAACAAGCTGATCATGATCTGGGACGCAGACACCTGCAAGCGCCTGCACATCTTCACTGGGCACCGTGACGCCGTCTCG GGCCTGTCCTTCCGGAAGGGCACGCACCAGCTGTACAGTGCCTCCCATGACCGCTGCGTTAAGGTCTGGAATGTGGCAGAGAACGCATACGTGGAGACCCT GTTTGGGCACCAGGACGTCATCATGGGGCTGGACAGCCTGAGCCGGGAGTGCTGTGTGAcggcggggggacgggacggCACCGTGCGGCTCTGGAAGATCCCCGAAGAGTCACAGCTGGTGTTTTACGGGCACCA GGGCTCCATCGACTGTATCCAGCTCATCAACGAGGAGCACATGGTGTCGGGCGCTGATGACGG GTCCGTAGCCCTGTGGGGGCTGACAAAGAAGAAGCCGCTGGCGCTGGCCCGGCAGGCGCACGGCATGCAGGACGCCCAGGGCCTGCAGCAGCCGTACTGGATCTCGGCGGTGGCCGCTCTGCGCAACAGTGACCTCCTCGCTACAG gCTCCCACAGCGCCAGCGTGAAGCTCTGGAAGTGCGGTGAGGGATTTCGGAAGCTGGAGCCCCTCTGGGACATCCCCGTG gTGGGTTTTGTCAACAGCCTCAAGTTCTCGGCAGCTGGTGACTTCCTGGTGGCTGGCCTCGGGCAGGAGCACCG GCTCGGCCGGTGGTGGAGAGTCAAAGAAGCCAAAAACAGCATCTGCATCATCCCCCTGAAGCGGAGggccacagcccccagccctgaaGCCCCTGACTGCTCCTAG
- the GRM2 gene encoding metabotropic glutamate receptor 2 isoform X1 — MAVPLAAWLWLMRLATCLAAGHGMAGKKEISTDGDLVIGGLFPVHEKGVGSEDCGKINEHRGIQRLEAMLFALDEINKDGSILPGVRLGAHILDTCSKDTYALEQSLDFVRASLTRVDGSEHICPDGSYAVHDDVPTAITGVIGGSYSDVSIQVANLLRLFQIPQISYASTSAKLSDKSRYDYFARTVPPDFYQAKAMAEILRFFNWTYVSTVASEGDYGETGIEAFEQEARMRNICIATSEKVGRSMNKKTYDGVVRALLQKPNARVVVLFTRSEDARELLAAAQRANVSFMWVASDGWGALESVVAGSEAVAEGAITIELAAYPIKEFAAYFRNLNPYNNSRNPWFREFWEQKFKCSFHTQDCSQYSLKTGKFEPESKITFVVNAVYAMAHSLHNMHQALCPNATKLCDAMKPVNGKRFYKDFMLNVNFDAPFRPADTKSVVRFDRYGDGIGRYNIFNYHHMDGRYRYQKVGYWAEGLILNTSLIPWAETSIPVSQCSDPCKKNEIKSMQPGDICCWICIPCQPYEYLLDEFTCMDCGLGYWPNETLNGCYELPQEYIRWKDVWAIGPVTISCLGFISTLFVFGVFMKNNDTPIVKASGRELCYILLTGVLMCYSMTFIFIAKPSTEVCTLRRLGLGTSFAVCYSALLTKTNRIARIFSGVKEGVQRPRFISPTSQVVICMALISCQLIIVIIWLLVETPGTGKETEPDKRYIVTLKCNNRDSNMLISLTYNVLLIVLCTVYAFKTRKCPENFNEAKFIGFTMYTTCIIWLAFLPIFYVTSSDYRVQTTTMCISVSLSGTVVLGCLFTPKLHIILFQPQKNVASHRVGTARFSVAAASSSQSHGSASQYMPTVCNGREVVDSTTSSL; from the exons ATGGCGGTCCCCTTGGCCGCCTGGCTGTGGCTGATGCGCCTGGCCACCTGTCTGGCCGCTGGACACGGCATGGCTGGCAAGAAGGAGATCAGCACAGACGGGGACCTGGTGATCGGGGGCCTCTTCCCCGTGCACGAGAAAGGAGTGGGGAGCGAAGACTGCGGTAAGATCAATGAGCACCGGGGCATCCAGCGCCTGGAGGCCATGCTCTTTGCCCTGGACGAGATCAACAAGGATGGGAGCATCCTGCCGGGGGTGAGGCTGGGCGCCCACATCCTCGACACCTGCTCCAAGGACACCTACGCCCTCGAGCAGTCCCTCGACTTTGTCCGCGCCTCCCTCACCAGGGTGGATGGTTCCGAGCACATCTGCCCCGATGGCTCCTACGCCGTCCACGATGATGTGCCCACCGCCATCACTGGTGTCATTGGGGGCTCCTACAGCGACGTTTCCATCCAG GTGGCCAACCTGCTGCGGCTCTTCCAGATCCCGCAGATCAGCTATGCCTCCACCAGTGCCAAGCTCAGCGACAAGTCCCGCTACGACTACTTTGCCCGCACTGTCCCACCAGACTTCTACCAAGCCAAAGCCATGGCAGAGATCCTCCGCTTTTTCAACTGGACCTACGTCTCCACCGTGGCCTCAGAGGGTGACTATGGGGAGACGGGGATCGAGGCCTTTGAGCAAGAAGCCCGCATGCGCAACATCTGCATTGCCACCTCAGAGAAGGTGGGGCGCTCCATGAACAAGAAGACCTACGATGGGGTGGTCcgggctctgctgcagaagccCAATGCCAGAGTGGTCGTGCTATTCACCCGAAGCGAAGACGcccgggagctgctggcagctgcccagAGAGCCAATGTGTCCTTCATGTGGGTGGCCAGCGATGGGTGGGGAGCCCTGGAGAGCGTGGTGGCCGGGAGCGAAGCGGTGGCAGAGGGAGCGATCACCATCGAGCTGGCAGCCTACCCCATTAAGGAGTTTGCTGCCTACTTCCGTAACCTCAACCCCTACAATAACAGCCGAAATCCCTGGTTTCGTGAGTTTTGGGAGCAGAAGTTCAAGTGCAGCTTCCACACGCAGGACTGTAGCCAGTACTCCCTCAAGACAGGCAAGTTTGAGCCAGAGTCCAAGATCACGTTCGTGGTCAATGCTGTCTATGCCATGGCTCACTCTCTCCACAACATGCACCAGGCGCTGTGCCCCAACGCCACCAAGCTCTGCGACGCCATGAAGCCTGTCAATGGCAAGAGGTTCTACAAGGACTTCATGCTCAATGTTAATTTTGATG ctCCGTTCAGGCCAGCAGACACCAAGAGCGTTGTTCGATTTGACCGCTACGGTGATGGGATCGGGCGCTACAACATCTTCAACTATCACCACATGGACGGGCGATATCGGTATCAGAAGGTGGGCTACTGGGCTGAGGGGCTCATCCTCAACACCAGCCTCATCCCGTGGGCTGAGACCTCCATCCCTGTGTCCCAGTGCAGCGACCCCTGCAAGAAGAATGAGATAAAGAGCATGCAGCCTGGAGACATATGCTGCTGGATCTGCATCCCCTGCCAGCCCTATGAGTACTTGCTGGATGAGTTCACCTGCATGGACTGTGGTCTTGGTTACTGGCCCAACGAGACCCTGAATGGCTGCTACGAGTTGCCCCAAGAGTACATCCGCTGGAAAGACGTCTGGGCCATTGGTCCCGTCACTATCTCTTGCCTGGGTTTTATCTCCACACTCTTTGTTTTCGGAGTCTTCATGAAGAACAATGACACCCCCATTGTGAAGGCCTCCGGCCGGGAGCTCTGCTACATTCTCCTGACTGGGGTCCTCATGTGCTACAGCATGACCTTCATCTTCATTGCAAAGCCTTCCACCGAGGTGTGCACGCTCCGGCGTCTGGGGCTGGGCACGTCCTTTGCCGTCTGCTATTCGGCCCTCTTGACCAAGACGAATCGCATTGCCAGGATCTTCAGCGGGGTGAAGGAGGGGGTCCAGCGCCCCCGCTTCATAAGCCCCACATCGCAGGTGGTCATCTGCATGGCCCTCATCTCTTGCCAGCTGATCATCGTCATCATCTGGCTGCTGGTGGAGACCCCTGGCACAGGCAAGGAGACCGAGCCTGATAAGAGGTACATCGTCACCCTCAAGTGCAACAACCGCGACTCCAACATGCTCATTTCGCTCACCTACAATGTCCTCTTGATCGTCCTCTGCACGGTCTATGCCTTCAAGACACGGAAATGCCCTGAAAACTTCAACGAGGCCAAGTTCATTGGGTTCACCATGTACACGACCTGCATCATCTGGCTGGCCTTCCTGCCCATCTTCTATGTGACCTCCAGCGACTACCGA GTCCAGACCACCACCATGTGCATCTCGGTGAGCCTCAGCGGCACCGTGGTCCTTGGCTGCCTCTTCACCCCCAAGCTCCACATCATACTCTTCCAGCCCCAGAAGAACGTGGCCAGCCACCGCGTGGGCACCGCTCGGTTCAGTGTGGCAGCCGCCAGCTCCAGCCAGTCCCACG GCTCGGCCTCGCAGTACATGCCCACAGTGTGCAACGGCCGTGAGGTGGTGGACTCCACAACGTCATCCTTGTGA
- the RRP9 gene encoding U3 small nucleolar RNA-interacting protein 2 isoform X1 has translation MGPWDPPKDMGWGQRPYPAAGAGRGSLRGRTSGWGFGKQPPVHRHRRRHAVSVPGAEGRPRAAAGRPVDEEVSSDSEPESPSLGRRRRREAAEEEVEETPQEKKLRLAKLYLEQLRQHEEERAAAEEEESQPADLIGDRLKEDVLEQKGRLQRLVAKDVQPPDPASIRVLRGHQLPVTCLVISPDDRFIFSASKDGSLIKWEVESGKRLCVVPGGKKGTEEQHMGHASHVLCMAISSDGKYLATGDRNKLIMIWDADTCKRLHIFTGHRDAVSGLSFRKGTHQLYSASHDRCVKVWNVAENAYVETLFGHQDVIMGLDSLSRECCVTAGGRDGTVRLWKIPEESQLVFYGHQGSIDCIQLINEEHMVSGADDGSVALWGLTKKKPLALARQAHGMQDAQGLQQPYWISAVAALRNSDLLATGSHSASVKLWKCGEGFRKLEPLWDIPVVGFVNSLKFSAAGDFLVAGLGQEHRLGRWWRVKEAKNSICIIPLKRRATAPSPEAPDCS, from the exons ATggggccctgggaccccccaaaggACATGGGATGGGGCCAGAGGCCATAccccgcggcgggggctggCCGAGGGTCCCTGAGGGGCAGAACGAGCGGATGGGGATTCGGGAAGCAGCCACCCGTGCACCGTCACCGTCGCCGCCACGCTGTCTCG GTCCCGGGCGCCGAGGGGAggccgcgggcggcggccggcCGGCCCGTCGACGAGGAGGTGTCCAGCGACTCCGAGCCGGAGAG CCCGTCAttggggcggcggcggcggcgggaggcggcggaggaggaggtggaggagacGCCGCAGGAGAAGAAGCTGCGCCTGGCCAAGCTGTACCTGGAGCAGCTCCGCCAGCACG AGGAGGAGCGGGCGgcggcagaggaggaggagagccagCCGGCGGATCTCATCGGCGACCGGCTGAAGGAGGACGTG CTCGAGCAGAAGGGCCGGCTGCAGCGCCTGGTCGCCAAAGAT GTGCAGCCCCCCGATCCAGCCAGCATCCGCGTGCTGCGGGGGCACCAGCTGCCCGTCACCTGCCTGGTCATCTCTCCGGATGACAGGTTCATCTTTTCCGCTTCCAAGGACGGCTCCCTCATCAAAT GGGAGGTGGAGAGCGGGAAGAGGCTGTGCGTGGTGCCCGGGGGGAAGAAGGGCACTGAGGAGCAGCACATGGGGCACGCGTCCCACGTCCTCTGCATGGCCATCTCGTCGGATGGCAAGTACCTG GCTACGGGAGACAGGAACAAGCTGATCATGATCTGGGACGCAGACACCTGCAAGCGCCTGCACATCTTCACTGGGCACCGTGACGCCGTCTCG GGCCTGTCCTTCCGGAAGGGCACGCACCAGCTGTACAGTGCCTCCCATGACCGCTGCGTTAAGGTCTGGAATGTGGCAGAGAACGCATACGTGGAGACCCT GTTTGGGCACCAGGACGTCATCATGGGGCTGGACAGCCTGAGCCGGGAGTGCTGTGTGAcggcggggggacgggacggCACCGTGCGGCTCTGGAAGATCCCCGAAGAGTCACAGCTGGTGTTTTACGGGCACCA GGGCTCCATCGACTGTATCCAGCTCATCAACGAGGAGCACATGGTGTCGGGCGCTGATGACGG GTCCGTAGCCCTGTGGGGGCTGACAAAGAAGAAGCCGCTGGCGCTGGCCCGGCAGGCGCACGGCATGCAGGACGCCCAGGGCCTGCAGCAGCCGTACTGGATCTCGGCGGTGGCCGCTCTGCGCAACAGTGACCTCCTCGCTACAG gCTCCCACAGCGCCAGCGTGAAGCTCTGGAAGTGCGGTGAGGGATTTCGGAAGCTGGAGCCCCTCTGGGACATCCCCGTG gTGGGTTTTGTCAACAGCCTCAAGTTCTCGGCAGCTGGTGACTTCCTGGTGGCTGGCCTCGGGCAGGAGCACCG GCTCGGCCGGTGGTGGAGAGTCAAAGAAGCCAAAAACAGCATCTGCATCATCCCCCTGAAGCGGAGggccacagcccccagccctgaaGCCCCTGACTGCTCCTAG
- the GRM2 gene encoding metabotropic glutamate receptor 2 isoform X2: MAVPLAAWLWLMRLATCLAAGHGMAGKKEISTDGDLVIGGLFPVHEKGVGSEDCGKINEHRGIQRLEAMLFALDEINKDGSILPGVRLGAHILDTCSKDTYALEQSLDFVRASLTRVDGSEHICPDGSYAVHDDVPTAITGVIGGSYSDVSIQVANLLRLFQIPQISYASTSAKLSDKSRYDYFARTVPPDFYQAKAMAEILRFFNWTYVSTVASEGDYGETGIEAFEQEARMRNICIATSEKVGRSMNKKTYDGVVRALLQKPNARVVVLFTRSEDARELLAAAQRANVSFMWVASDGWGALESVVAGSEAVAEGAITIELAAYPIKEFAAYFRNLNPYNNSRNPWFREFWEQKFKCSFHTQDCSQYSLKTGKFEPESKITFVVNAVYAMAHSLHNMHQALCPNATKLCDAMKPVNGKRFYKDFMLNVNFDAPFRPADTKSVVRFDRYGDGIGRYNIFNYHHMDGRYRYQKRPLQEE, translated from the exons ATGGCGGTCCCCTTGGCCGCCTGGCTGTGGCTGATGCGCCTGGCCACCTGTCTGGCCGCTGGACACGGCATGGCTGGCAAGAAGGAGATCAGCACAGACGGGGACCTGGTGATCGGGGGCCTCTTCCCCGTGCACGAGAAAGGAGTGGGGAGCGAAGACTGCGGTAAGATCAATGAGCACCGGGGCATCCAGCGCCTGGAGGCCATGCTCTTTGCCCTGGACGAGATCAACAAGGATGGGAGCATCCTGCCGGGGGTGAGGCTGGGCGCCCACATCCTCGACACCTGCTCCAAGGACACCTACGCCCTCGAGCAGTCCCTCGACTTTGTCCGCGCCTCCCTCACCAGGGTGGATGGTTCCGAGCACATCTGCCCCGATGGCTCCTACGCCGTCCACGATGATGTGCCCACCGCCATCACTGGTGTCATTGGGGGCTCCTACAGCGACGTTTCCATCCAG GTGGCCAACCTGCTGCGGCTCTTCCAGATCCCGCAGATCAGCTATGCCTCCACCAGTGCCAAGCTCAGCGACAAGTCCCGCTACGACTACTTTGCCCGCACTGTCCCACCAGACTTCTACCAAGCCAAAGCCATGGCAGAGATCCTCCGCTTTTTCAACTGGACCTACGTCTCCACCGTGGCCTCAGAGGGTGACTATGGGGAGACGGGGATCGAGGCCTTTGAGCAAGAAGCCCGCATGCGCAACATCTGCATTGCCACCTCAGAGAAGGTGGGGCGCTCCATGAACAAGAAGACCTACGATGGGGTGGTCcgggctctgctgcagaagccCAATGCCAGAGTGGTCGTGCTATTCACCCGAAGCGAAGACGcccgggagctgctggcagctgcccagAGAGCCAATGTGTCCTTCATGTGGGTGGCCAGCGATGGGTGGGGAGCCCTGGAGAGCGTGGTGGCCGGGAGCGAAGCGGTGGCAGAGGGAGCGATCACCATCGAGCTGGCAGCCTACCCCATTAAGGAGTTTGCTGCCTACTTCCGTAACCTCAACCCCTACAATAACAGCCGAAATCCCTGGTTTCGTGAGTTTTGGGAGCAGAAGTTCAAGTGCAGCTTCCACACGCAGGACTGTAGCCAGTACTCCCTCAAGACAGGCAAGTTTGAGCCAGAGTCCAAGATCACGTTCGTGGTCAATGCTGTCTATGCCATGGCTCACTCTCTCCACAACATGCACCAGGCGCTGTGCCCCAACGCCACCAAGCTCTGCGACGCCATGAAGCCTGTCAATGGCAAGAGGTTCTACAAGGACTTCATGCTCAATGTTAATTTTGATG ctCCGTTCAGGCCAGCAGACACCAAGAGCGTTGTTCGATTTGACCGCTACGGTGATGGGATCGGGCGCTACAACATCTTCAACTATCACCACATGGACGGGCGATATCGGTATCAGAAG CGACCCCTGCAAGAAGAATGA
- the LOC140658245 gene encoding maestro heat-like repeat-containing protein family member 7: MAGRPPGLLRRAWEEDGAALAPSSRPKPNEMCKVQPLRADLCLSALALSREEENTLDIIRTFLRRRSKQETEKLRFLASICTVCSTTSVDSTMWDMLYFCQLEVVEAIEVLLQEEPTDHLGTALRQQAMLAITSMSRAGLLLQEKSSSLLHTCFCSIFHLPPQEDTQGPKASLYSKTLAAMDSMLQVLVRSAGTLGILELQNILQLLLPFTSSQPAVVQERAMARIARLANFITTYPLLQVCPCFAQTTVLRHQCSKTYQFVMLGRLVGHLTLCCTCKDKGTRHEAAEALHHLHTFILQQRRRWPWLHDTGQLQHQEGWQARQPWQLSQNSRASRIFLMFMKYLQPSDQADIILMAIKSLRAPSAYSISFAAHMVDVLVADPAFQPGQVLNIVWAIYRNLPSVRAVIALNSLDRALLVLMEKHPSEVVASLLQCSPTCTHVAMAMWKVMLSEPQIAEKVVRELLSMLMNQSLRKTSTKDNPRILSLAAARTISEILLQPACLREVEAIFPQLFLALLFQVSFTTELTLQEVHVFWREHQQDLLTPIRSAVQSVRVLLCSMGFESQVLAIEAQGGWDALLSTQTHLMGVRIVAREMMKTPRPLRSTIFCHLAELLSVEDPTWEMIAMAFLIEMVGCTDLNEELDRALEIFSMYLQSQCLGMPSLVLRGILRLTERPDTARKTLVLLPYVMERLQGADSDASAAALPVLGNMLRLLEGKTPSLTALALADKLQPLFNDESDTVRELSIRLFQNVMGLVVGAEKKKMKKEVWDSLLPLLFHLHDQNKSVAKASQEALHSAGRFLKWEQLAQLAETAQAWRISECLLARNRSRAKDYLRQSQPYLQSPQEPLRREAVRFIGLIGRQVNEHEKMEYVREVLQGARKDASPLVSSLATQMVLILRRGRLKSRFNLQRLSLQLSRAWTRWRSAPSEHSAWAETTQQPQPEDALQAGVSPLPEV, from the exons atGGCGGGGAGACCCCCCGGCCTCCTCAGGCGGGCCTGGGAGGAGGACGGAgctgccctggctcccagctCCAGGCCGAAGCCCAATGAGATGTGCAAGGTCCAGCCGCTGCGGGCGG ATCTGTGCCTCTCCGCCTTGGCTCTGTCCAGGGAGGAAGAGAATACCCTGGACATCATCCGAACCTTCCTCAGGAGAAGATCAAAG CAAGAGACCGAGAAGCTGAGGTTTCTGGCCTCTATCTGCACTGTCTGCAGCACCACCAGCGTGGACTCCACCATGTGGGACATGCTTTACTTCTGCCAGCTGGAGGTGGTGGAGGCCATCGAG GTGCTGCTGCAAGAGGAGCCCACTGACCACCTGGGCACTGCGCTGCGGCAGCAAGCCATGCTGGCCATCACCTCCATGAG CAGAGCGGGGCTgcttctgcaggagaagagcagcagcctcctccacacctgcttctgcagcatcttCCACCTGCCTCCGCAGGAGGACACCCAGGGCCCCAAGGCTTCCCTCTACTCCAAG ACCCTGGCTGCAATGGACAGCATGCTGCAGGTGCTGGTACGCAGCGCTGGCACCCTCGGCATCCTGGAGCTGCAGAACATCTTGCAG ctcctgctgcccttcACCAGTTCCCAGCCGGCAGTGGTGCAGGAGAGGGCCATGGCACGGATTGCCAGGCTGGCCAACTTCATCACCACCTACCCCCTGCTGCAG GTCTGCCCCTGCTTTGCACAAACCACAGTCCTCAGACATCAGTGCTCCAAGACGTATCAGTTTGTGATGCTGGGGAGGCTGGTGGGGCACCTCACCCTGTGCTGCACCTGCAAGGACAAGGGGACCCGCCACGAGGCTGCAGAAGCTCTCCATCACCTGCACACCTTCATCCTGCAGCAGAGAA GAAGGTGGCCCTGGCTGCATGAcacagggcagctgcagcaccagGAGGGCTGGCAAGCGAGGCAGCCCTGGCAGCTTTCACAAAATAGCCGCGCCAGCAGAATCTTCTTG ATGTTCATGAAATacctccagccctctgaccagGCAGACATCATCCTCATGGCCATCAAGAGCTTGAGAGCCCCAAGCGCCTACAGCATCAGCTTTGCCGCCCACATGGTGGATGTCCTTGTGGCGGACCCTGCCTTCCAGCCGGGGCAG GTGCTGAACATCGTGTGGGCCATCTACAGAAACCTGCCCTCTGTCAGGGCGGTGATAGCCCTCAACAGCCTGGACAGGGCCCTGCTGGTGCTGATGGAAAAACATCCCAGCGAGGTGGTGGCCAGCCTGCTGCAGTGCTCCCCGACATGCACCCA TGTTGCCATGGCCATGTGGAAGGTGATGCTGTCCGAGCCCCAGATTGCAGAGAAGGTGGTGCGGGAGCTGCTCAGCATGCTGATGAACCAGTCGCTGCGCAAGACCTCCACCAAGGACAACCCACGCATCCTCTCCCTGGCT gcagccaggacGATAAGCGAGATCCTCCTGCAGCCCGCTTGCCTGCGGGAGGTGGAGGCaattttcccccagcttttccTGGCGCTGCTTTTCCAAGTGTCGTTCACCACGGAGCTGACGTTGCAGGAGGTGCATGTCTTCTGGAGGGAGCATCAACAGGATCTGCTCACTCCCATCAG GTCTGCGGTGCAGTCTGTGAgagtgctgctctgcagcatggGCTTTGAGAGCCAGGTGCTGGCCATCGAGGCGCAGGGTGGCTGGGACgccctgctcagcacccagaCCCACCTCATGGGAGTGCGCATTGTGGCCAG ggAGATGATGAAGACCCCAAGGCCCCTGCGCTCCACCATCTTCTGCCATCTGGCAGAGCTCCTCAGTGTGGAGGACCCCACCTGGGAGATGATCGCCATGGCCTTCCTCATTGAG ATGGTGGGCTGCACCGACCTCAATGAAGAGCTGGACCGTGCTCTGGAAATCTTCTCCATGTATCTGCAGAGCCAGTGCCTGGGGATGCCCAGCCTGGTGCTCAGGGGTATCCTCAGGCTCACCGAGAGGCCCGACACG GCAAGGAAAACCCTCGTCCTGCTGCCATACGTCATGGAGCGGCTGCAGGGTGCTGACAGTGATGCCAGTGCGGCAGCGCTGCCCGTGCTTGGCAACATGCTCcggctgctggaggggaagaCGCCCAGCCTCACCGCCCTGGCGCTGGCTGACAAGCTCCAGCCGCTCTTCAACGAT gaGTCGGACACTGTGCGGGAGCTCTCTATCCGTCTCTTCCAAAATGTGATGGGGCTCGTGGTGGGTGCCGAaaagaagaagatgaagaaggagGTGTGGGACAGCCTGCTGCCGCTGCTCTTTCACCTGCATGACCAGAACAAGAGTGTGGCCAAG GCCTCCCAGGAAGCCCTCCACAGCGCTGGCCGGTTCCTGAAGTGGGAGCAGCTGGCGCAGCTGGCCGAGACCGCGCAGGCATGGAGGATCAGCGAGTGTCTG ctggCCAGGAACAGGAGCAGGGCCAAGGACTACCTGCGCCAGAGCCAGCCCTACCTGCAGAGCCCACAGGAGCCCCTGCGGCGGGAGGCTGTCAGGTTCATCG GGCTCATCGGACGGCAGGTGAATGAGCACGAGAAGATGGAGTACGTCAGAGAGG TCCTTCAAGGTGCAAGGAAAGATGCCAGCCCCCTGGTCTCCTCCCTGGCAACTCAGATGGTCCTCATCCTCAGACGAGGAAGGCTGAAGTCAAGGTTTAACCTACAAAGGCTGAGCTTACAGCTGTCGAGGGCATGGACGAGGTGGCGCTCGGCCCCCAGCGAGCACTCTGCTTGGGCAGAGACGAcgcagcagccccagcctgagGACGCTCTGCAGGCTGGGGTATCTCCTCTTCCCGAAGTCTAA